From the genome of Pseudoxanthomonas sp.:
CACGCCGCCGCGCGTGCGCTGGCAGAGGCCTTCGCCGCGCATGGTGATGCCTTCCTTGCCGACCTGTTGAAGGCTGTGGAAGACAAGGTCCTCAACAACACCAGCTACAAGCCCAAGTGGATCAACGAATTCTGGGTCGAGCTGCGCCAGTGGTGCCGCCGGGGGCACTGGTCGGTTCCCTTGGGCGCGCGCCTTGCGCAGCTTTCCGTTGAAGCACTCGAATCCAAGACCAGCGTCAAGCACGTCGGTCGCACCCCCACCTCGCCGATCTGTGCGTCGATTCCCGCCTATCTTGAAGCTGTCGCCGCGCAGGCGGCAGCCCGCGAGCGTGAGCGCGTGCGCCTGCTGCACCGCATCCGAGACGAAGCGCGCCTGCGCCTGGCCCAGCTCAAGCAACAGCGCCGCGTGCAGACCTACGACGACCTGATCGACGGCGTGGCCGTCGCGCTGGAAGGACCGCACGCCCACGCGCTGGTGCAGCGCCTGCGCGCGCAGTACGCCATCGCGCTGGTCGACGAATTCCAGGACACCGATCCGCGCCAGTGGCGCATCTTCCACACCGTGTTCGGTGATTCGGATGCAACGCGTGCGCTGGCCCTGGCGCCGGCGCTGTTCTTGATTGGCGATCCCAAGCAGGCCATCTACGGTTTCCGTGGCGGCGATGTGCAGACCTACCTGGCCGCCGCAGCGGTGGCCGAACAAGCGCCGCCGCTGGATCGCAATTTCCGTTCGCGGCCCAGCGTGCTGGCCGCAATCGAAGCGCTGTACGCGCAGGCTGGCGAGGGCGCCTTCATCGAGGCCGGCATCAGGTTCCACCCGGTTGCGCCCGGCACCCAGCGTGTCGATGCCGATTACCAGCGCGATGACAAACCCGCGCCGGCGTTGACGTTGTGGCGTGCACCAGCGTCGGAGCAGCTGGATGCGAAGAACCAGCCGAAGGTACACAGCTCGCCGCGCTCGCGCGAGCTCGCCACCGATGCCTGCGTGGCCGCCATCCATGCGGTGCTGACCGAAGCACGTGCGGGCAGGGCCGCGATCAAGGACAGGCCGATCCAGCCGGGCGACATCGCCGTGCTGGTGCGCAAGCATGGCGAGGCCACGCGTATCCAGCAGGCGCTGGCTGCGGTTGGCATTCCCGCCGTCGCTGCCGGCAAGCAGAGCCTGTTCGCCACGGGCGAAGCACACGAACTGCTGACCCTGCTGCTGGCCCTGCTGCACAGCGCCGACGATGGCCGCCTGCGCGCGGCGCTGGCGACGGTGCTGCTTGGTGTGGATGCCAGTGGCATTGCAGCGTTGGAAACCGATGGCGATGCGCATCGCGCCTGGCAGCTGCAGGCGCTGGACTGGCGCGAACGCGTGCAGCGCGGCGGTCCGCTCGCCCTGGTCAGCGACCTGTGCGCGGCCCAGGCCGAGCGCCTGCTCGGCCTGCTCGATGGCGAGCGCCGCCTGACCAACTACCTGCAGTTGGGCGAACTGCTGCAGCACGCGCAGGCACGCGCGCTGGGCTTGCATGGCCTGGTCGACTGGCTGGTCCTGCAGATCAGCGAGGCCGACAGCGACGATGAAACCCAGTTGCTGCGCCTGGAATCCGACGCGCGCCGGGTGCAGATCGTCACCCTGCACAAGTCAAAGGGCCTGGAGTATCCGCTGGTGTTCCTGCCGTTCGTGGGCATCGGTGGCAAGCCGCCCGATCCCGGCCACGCCTGCGTCGTGCAGGATGCTGGGCACCAGCGTGTCCTGCACTGGAAACTGCAGGCCGAGACTTCGGGTTGGAGCGCCGCGCGTGATGCCTGGATCGAGGCGCAGCGTGCCGAAGATGCACGCCTGCTCTACGTCGGCCTGACCCGCGCCGAACACGCGCTGTGGGTCGCCACCGGCGACTTCTACAACGTCCGGCAGACCGCGCTGGCACCGATGCTGCAGGACCGCGATGCGCTGGCCGCCGTGCCGGGCATCGTCATCGAAGGCGACACGCTGCCGGTCGTGCCCGCATGGCTGCCGCCAGAAGCCGAAGCCGCGCCACCGCAGGCCCGCCACGTTGCGCGCGCGCTCTCGCATGACTGGTGGGTCTATAGCTTCACCCAGCTGGCCAACGCCGACAGCGGCGCCGAGTCGGTGGCCAGTGCCAATACCGTCGCCACAGCCGGCGGTAATGACGAACCCGCAGGCGACGCCGAGGATGTCGCGCCGGTGCCGGCCGAGGTGTTCGATCCGCGCTTTGCCGGCAATCGCTTCGGCGTGGTCCTGCACGATGCGCTGGAACGCAGCGACTTCGCCCTGTGGCAGCACTGGCAGCCTGGTGATGTCGCGCCGGCCGCGGACATCGAGATCATCCATGGCGCGCTGAAAGCCGGCGGCTATCCGGCCGAGGACATCGACGACGGCACCGGCGTCATCACCACGATGATCGGCCAGACCCTCACCGTCGCCCTGCCCGAAGGCGTGCGCCTGTGCGACGTGCCGGCCGATGCACGCCGGCCGGAAATCGAATTCCAGTTCGCCCTGCAGCCGACCGCGGTCGATGCACTGCTGCACCTGCTGCACGCGCATGGCGTGGTCCGCGAACGCCACAGCTTCGGCCTGCGCCGCCAGTTGGAAGGCCTGATGACCGGCCTGATCGACCTGACCTACCATCACGATGGGCGCTGGTACGTGCTGGACTACAAATCCAATCGGCTGTCCGCCTACGACGCCGCATCGTTGCAGCGCGCGATGGCGCACAGCGAGTACGACCTGCAGGCGCTGATCTACACCCTGGCGCTGCACCGCTGGCTGCGCTTCCGCATCGCCGATTACGACTACGCACGCGATTTCGGCGGCATCCGCTATCTGTTCTGCCGTGGCCTGGACGCCACGTGCGTCGATTCGCCCGGCGTGCACGCGCAGCGGTTCGCCCCGGCGCTGATCGAAGCGCTGGATGCGTTGTTTGCTGGCCAACACACGGAGGCAGCGGCGTGAGCCTGATGACAACGGCATGCGCTTTGGCCCTCTCTCCCACAAGTGGGGGAGAGAGGACAGAAGCGAGGCGATTCGGCCCATGACTTCCAACCTCCTTGCCGCCCTCCTGCGCGCCGGCGTGTTGCGCACGCTCGACCACGCCTTCGCCCAGAGCCTGCGCCGGCTGGAACCAGACACGCCCGACGACGTCCTGGCCGCCGCCGCACTGGCGTCGCTTGCCGTGGCCCAGGGC
Proteins encoded in this window:
- a CDS encoding exodeoxyribonuclease V subunit beta; the protein is MNEQDPYLTLPLTGTRLIEASAGTGKTFTLATLVTRLVVERRLRIGQILAVTFTEAATQELRKRIRERLAVAVRVIGMAPTEEEAPDVALSRAIIAAHLQDSDETADALQRRLQQAADEIDLAAIFTIHGFCARVLREHALESGQTFAPPELLASDRELRDELAADLWRVHAADPHDVDALVGLWKEGPDALARDLGKLIAQPVLLPAPTPADPGDDPEAALHAAARALAEAFAAHGDAFLADLLKAVEDKVLNNTSYKPKWINEFWVELRQWCRRGHWSVPLGARLAQLSVEALESKTSVKHVGRTPTSPICASIPAYLEAVAAQAAARERERVRLLHRIRDEARLRLAQLKQQRRVQTYDDLIDGVAVALEGPHAHALVQRLRAQYAIALVDEFQDTDPRQWRIFHTVFGDSDATRALALAPALFLIGDPKQAIYGFRGGDVQTYLAAAAVAEQAPPLDRNFRSRPSVLAAIEALYAQAGEGAFIEAGIRFHPVAPGTQRVDADYQRDDKPAPALTLWRAPASEQLDAKNQPKVHSSPRSRELATDACVAAIHAVLTEARAGRAAIKDRPIQPGDIAVLVRKHGEATRIQQALAAVGIPAVAAGKQSLFATGEAHELLTLLLALLHSADDGRLRAALATVLLGVDASGIAALETDGDAHRAWQLQALDWRERVQRGGPLALVSDLCAAQAERLLGLLDGERRLTNYLQLGELLQHAQARALGLHGLVDWLVLQISEADSDDETQLLRLESDARRVQIVTLHKSKGLEYPLVFLPFVGIGGKPPDPGHACVVQDAGHQRVLHWKLQAETSGWSAARDAWIEAQRAEDARLLYVGLTRAEHALWVATGDFYNVRQTALAPMLQDRDALAAVPGIVIEGDTLPVVPAWLPPEAEAAPPQARHVARALSHDWWVYSFTQLANADSGAESVASANTVATAGGNDEPAGDAEDVAPVPAEVFDPRFAGNRFGVVLHDALERSDFALWQHWQPGDVAPAADIEIIHGALKAGGYPAEDIDDGTGVITTMIGQTLTVALPEGVRLCDVPADARRPEIEFQFALQPTAVDALLHLLHAHGVVRERHSFGLRRQLEGLMTGLIDLTYHHDGRWYVLDYKSNRLSAYDAASLQRAMAHSEYDLQALIYTLALHRWLRFRIADYDYARDFGGIRYLFCRGLDATCVDSPGVHAQRFAPALIEALDALFAGQHTEAAA